A region of Fibrobacter succinogenes subsp. succinogenes S85 DNA encodes the following proteins:
- a CDS encoding glycine--tRNA ligase codes for MAKKVQDALKDIISLCKRRGFIFPGSEIYDGLANTWDYGPYGVELKRNIKNLWWKKFVTSRHDVLGLDSSILLNPRVWKASGHVGNFSDPLVDCLACHERFRADQLLEEKLGEGCCAGKNFDEVHQMMVDNKIECPTCGKTDWTKPRAFNLMFQTEIGVIEGEGNKVYLRPETAQGIFVDFRNIVDNVRPRIPFGVGQIGKSFRNEITPGNFIFRTREFEQMELEFFCEPGTELDWYNFWRKYCFEWLVNDLGVKREKLRLREHAKEELSHYSNGTTDVEYEFPFGWGELWGIASRTNYDLTQHQNESKVKQEYIDPVQNKRYIPYVVEPSLGVERLLLVLLCNAYEVEKLENDERTVLHFDPKVAPVKVAVLPLVKKGKVKEKAEELYQKLLNRWNVEYDETQSIGKRYRRQDELGTPFCVTVDFDTVGEGESDPAKLGYVTVRERDSMKQELVAIDKLEAYLFEKLGC; via the coding sequence ATGGCAAAGAAAGTTCAGGATGCCCTCAAGGACATCATCTCCCTCTGCAAACGCCGCGGCTTCATTTTCCCCGGCTCCGAAATTTACGATGGCCTCGCCAATACTTGGGACTACGGTCCGTATGGCGTGGAACTCAAGCGCAACATCAAGAATCTCTGGTGGAAGAAGTTCGTGACTTCCCGCCACGATGTGCTTGGTCTCGATAGCTCTATTCTTTTGAACCCCCGCGTTTGGAAGGCTTCTGGCCATGTGGGCAACTTCTCTGACCCGCTCGTGGACTGCCTCGCTTGCCACGAACGTTTCCGCGCTGACCAGCTCCTCGAAGAAAAGCTCGGTGAAGGCTGCTGCGCTGGCAAGAATTTTGACGAAGTTCACCAGATGATGGTGGACAACAAGATTGAATGCCCGACTTGCGGCAAGACCGATTGGACAAAGCCGCGTGCATTCAACCTCATGTTCCAGACTGAAATCGGCGTGATTGAAGGCGAAGGCAACAAGGTCTATCTCCGTCCGGAAACCGCTCAGGGTATCTTCGTGGACTTCCGCAACATCGTTGACAACGTCCGCCCGCGCATCCCGTTCGGTGTCGGTCAGATCGGTAAGTCTTTCCGTAACGAAATTACTCCGGGTAACTTCATCTTCCGTACTCGCGAATTCGAACAGATGGAACTTGAATTCTTCTGCGAACCGGGTACTGAACTCGATTGGTACAACTTCTGGCGTAAGTACTGCTTCGAATGGCTCGTGAACGATCTCGGCGTGAAGCGTGAAAAGCTCCGCCTCCGCGAACATGCCAAGGAAGAACTTTCCCACTACAGTAACGGCACCACCGACGTCGAATACGAATTCCCGTTCGGCTGGGGCGAACTCTGGGGTATCGCATCTCGTACGAACTACGACCTCACGCAGCACCAGAACGAATCCAAGGTCAAGCAGGAATACATTGACCCGGTTCAGAACAAACGCTACATCCCGTACGTTGTTGAACCGTCTCTCGGTGTGGAACGTTTGCTCCTCGTGCTTCTCTGCAACGCTTACGAAGTCGAAAAGCTCGAAAACGACGAACGTACCGTGCTCCACTTCGATCCGAAGGTTGCTCCGGTCAAGGTTGCCGTGCTCCCGCTCGTGAAGAAGGGCAAGGTCAAGGAAAAGGCCGAAGAACTTTATCAGAAGCTCCTCAACCGCTGGAACGTCGAATACGACGAAACGCAGTCCATCGGTAAGCGCTACCGCCGTCAGGACGAACTCGGCACGCCGTTCTGCGTGACCGTTGACTTCGACACTGTTGGCGAGGGTGAATCCGATCCGGCAAAGCTTGGCTACGTGACTGTTCGCGAACGCGACTCCATGAAACAGGAACTCGTCGCTATCGACAAGCTCGAAGCTTACCTCTTCGAAAAGCTCGGCTGCTAA
- a CDS encoding InlB B-repeat-containing protein has protein sequence MRKKICLGMGATLAFAMSAYAQNYKINKVGNDEEKSFNVMLNQAVVGEAPAGSWLDVAPIIPDGKVFVGFTVYDEYGDAYNQRKVSTVEKSESKFLMPDHDVFVSASFESLRYYLTVKNTDNGNVTLSFSDRYRDRTKPGVKVTVNPNPASGYKVASVSVNRSLDSKTIVPCTTVEPGNVTNPGMWGMGSTAVEGSCAFDMPNFDVEVSATFVAESADLSSSSVEVVSSSSETLASSSSVELSSSSETPSSSSVAQFSSSNILSSSSVALSSSSVVVSSSSVTSSSSSATPSSSSVAPASSSSVKVESSSSSKPASSSSVKPASSSSAKAVSSSSVKASSSSAKPASSSSAKAASSSSAKPASSSSAKSGSSSSAKASSSSSKKSTSSSSKAVSSSSIIPDIVVEAVGTEEDMPSCTAKRENMTYYVTDLKTVFVCKSRVWTKFNPGMGLEKTTPIAKFSAFVNGRNLQISGAKIGSDINLLDMQGRVIYSSRASVPNFSMQVPRSGSYLLRVGAQQQIVNVR, from the coding sequence ATGAGGAAAAAAATCTGCCTTGGAATGGGGGCGACGCTTGCGTTCGCCATGAGCGCTTATGCTCAAAATTATAAAATCAACAAAGTCGGAAACGATGAAGAAAAATCGTTTAACGTCATGCTAAACCAAGCTGTTGTTGGTGAAGCACCTGCGGGATCCTGGCTTGATGTAGCTCCAATCATTCCTGATGGAAAAGTTTTTGTGGGCTTTACTGTTTACGATGAATACGGTGATGCTTACAATCAACGAAAAGTTTCTACTGTTGAAAAAAGCGAATCAAAATTTTTAATGCCGGATCATGATGTTTTTGTTTCGGCTTCTTTTGAATCCTTGCGCTATTACCTTACTGTAAAAAATACAGATAACGGAAATGTGACGCTTTCGTTTAGTGACCGTTATCGTGATCGTACCAAACCGGGTGTAAAGGTGACTGTGAACCCGAATCCGGCAAGTGGTTACAAAGTGGCCTCGGTTAGCGTGAACCGTTCCCTAGATTCTAAAACAATTGTGCCTTGCACGACTGTTGAACCTGGTAATGTAACGAATCCAGGAATGTGGGGAATGGGTAGCACTGCTGTCGAAGGAAGTTGTGCTTTCGATATGCCGAATTTTGATGTTGAAGTGAGCGCTACGTTTGTTGCAGAGTCCGCCGATCTGTCCTCCTCAAGTGTGGAAGTAGTTTCGTCAAGCAGTGAAACGCTTGCCTCGAGTTCTAGCGTTGAGCTTTCTAGTTCTTCTGAAACGCCTTCTTCGTCTAGCGTTGCGCAGTTTAGTTCTAGCAATATTCTCTCAAGTTCTAGTGTTGCACTGTCTAGCTCGAGTGTCGTGGTTTCTAGTTCCTCAGTGACTTCGTCGTCATCTAGCGCAACTCCCTCTAGCTCTAGCGTTGCTCCTGCATCATCTAGTAGCGTCAAGGTGGAATCCTCGAGCAGCTCGAAACCTGCTTCTAGTTCTTCTGTCAAGCCGGCTTCTAGCTCTAGCGCAAAGGCTGTATCGTCTAGCAGCGTTAAGGCTTCTTCGAGCAGTGCTAAGCCTGCGTCTTCAAGTAGTGCGAAGGCTGCATCGAGTTCTTCTGCAAAACCGGCATCTTCTAGTAGCGCAAAATCTGGTTCCAGTTCTTCTGCCAAGGCTTCTTCTTCTAGCAGCAAAAAATCAACATCGTCTAGTTCAAAGGCTGTATCCAGCTCTAGCATTATCCCGGATATCGTTGTTGAAGCTGTGGGCACCGAAGAAGATATGCCGAGTTGCACTGCCAAGCGTGAAAACATGACTTATTATGTTACGGATTTGAAAACTGTATTTGTCTGCAAATCTAGAGTTTGGACAAAGTTTAATCCGGGCATGGGTTTGGAAAAGACAACTCCTATTGCAAAATTCTCCGCTTTTGTGAATGGCCGCAATCTCCAGATTTCGGGCGCTAAAATTGGAAGCGACATTAATTTGCTTGATATGCAGGGCCGTGTGATTTACAGCAGTCGTGCAAGTGTTCCGAATTTCTCGATGCAAGTGCCACGTAGCGGATCTTATTTGCTCCGTGTAGGTGCTCAGCAGCAAATAGTAAATGTACGATAA
- the hflX gene encoding GTPase HflX, which produces MEEPKKKGAKPVEHKKEQERCILVGIATPKIRPWLAGEQLAELGRLAETAGAYVTRSFLQRVQNFSPATLIGEGKVGEVKRALEEDNAKMVVFDDDLSGSQVRNLEERMPGIKVLDRTGLILDIFAKHAVTAESRLMVEVAQLQYMMPRLTGAWTHLCRQHNGGIGTKGPGETQLETDRRMIRKRIQELKKKLEKIEDAREQQADKRNDIFQVGIVGYTNAGKSTLTNRLTGADVYVEDKLFATLDSTTRKLFLDGENIILSDTVGFIRKLPHNLIETFKSTLGVAAHADCILEVVDGSAPDYRDHLEVTHKTLESIIDKDTPRLRVFNKVEVASEARRTELLQNYPDAIQISAKENIGMERLRAAFKEQLERWHEKRAVAEAKEKEIAEAPWPPELD; this is translated from the coding sequence ATGGAAGAACCTAAGAAAAAAGGCGCCAAGCCCGTCGAACATAAGAAAGAACAGGAACGATGCATTCTAGTGGGCATCGCCACACCCAAAATTCGTCCGTGGCTTGCAGGCGAGCAACTCGCAGAGCTCGGTCGCCTCGCAGAAACTGCTGGCGCATACGTTACACGTAGTTTCTTGCAGCGCGTTCAAAACTTTAGCCCGGCAACGCTCATTGGCGAAGGCAAGGTGGGCGAAGTCAAGCGCGCTCTCGAAGAAGACAACGCCAAGATGGTCGTGTTTGACGACGACCTCTCGGGTTCGCAAGTGCGCAATCTCGAAGAACGCATGCCCGGCATCAAGGTTCTCGACCGCACAGGACTTATTCTCGATATTTTCGCAAAGCACGCCGTCACGGCAGAAAGCCGCCTGATGGTTGAAGTGGCACAATTGCAGTACATGATGCCGCGTCTCACCGGTGCGTGGACGCACCTTTGCCGCCAGCACAATGGCGGCATCGGCACCAAAGGGCCGGGCGAGACGCAGCTTGAGACAGACCGCCGCATGATCCGCAAGCGCATCCAGGAACTCAAAAAGAAGCTTGAGAAAATCGAAGATGCGCGCGAGCAACAGGCCGACAAGCGAAACGACATTTTCCAAGTGGGCATCGTAGGTTACACGAACGCCGGCAAATCGACACTCACGAACCGCTTGACCGGCGCTGACGTTTACGTTGAAGACAAACTCTTTGCAACGCTTGACAGCACGACGAGAAAGCTATTTCTCGATGGCGAAAACATCATCCTTTCCGATACGGTCGGATTCATCCGCAAGCTCCCCCACAACTTGATTGAAACGTTCAAGAGCACGCTCGGCGTGGCCGCGCATGCGGATTGCATCTTGGAAGTTGTTGACGGAAGCGCTCCGGACTACCGCGACCACTTGGAAGTCACGCACAAGACGCTCGAAAGCATTATCGACAAGGATACGCCGCGCCTCCGCGTTTTCAACAAGGTCGAAGTCGCAAGCGAAGCGCGCCGCACAGAGCTCTTGCAGAACTATCCTGACGCCATCCAAATCAGCGCGAAGGAGAACATCGGCATGGAACGCTTGCGCGCAGCCTTCAAGGAACAGCTTGAACGCTGGCACGAGAAACGCGCCGTTGCAGAAGCTAAAGAAAAGGAAATTGCAGAAGCCCCATGGCCGCCGGAATTAGACTAA
- a CDS encoding phosphatidylglycerophosphatase A, producing MNREELKEKYGKKRVPHEWRKTDWFTTLVVTFFGSGMSPKAPGTMGSLAAAIVAYPMAMLSYAYPIVINDNAFNTKDANALESFAAIFLAVPKNFMIAALLIFFAAIPFVKKAMKDTGTEDPGWIVIDEVCGIFMTFAFIRPEWILNAPWILIIGFALFRFFDILKPLGIHKMEKLPGAWGVMADDLLGGIYAGLVLTIGLVLPAVFLM from the coding sequence ATGAATCGAGAAGAACTTAAAGAAAAGTATGGCAAGAAGCGCGTTCCGCATGAATGGCGCAAAACAGACTGGTTCACCACCCTCGTCGTGACGTTTTTCGGCTCGGGAATGAGCCCGAAAGCGCCCGGCACCATGGGTAGCCTCGCCGCTGCAATTGTCGCCTACCCCATGGCCATGTTAAGTTACGCCTACCCCATCGTCATCAACGACAACGCGTTCAACACGAAAGATGCAAATGCACTTGAATCATTTGCCGCCATTTTCCTCGCGGTTCCCAAAAACTTTATGATTGCAGCGCTGCTCATCTTTTTCGCCGCCATCCCGTTTGTAAAAAAAGCGATGAAAGATACCGGCACCGAAGACCCTGGCTGGATTGTGATTGACGAAGTCTGCGGAATTTTCATGACATTCGCCTTTATCCGCCCCGAATGGATTCTGAACGCCCCCTGGATCTTAATCATCGGCTTTGCGCTTTTCCGCTTTTTCGATATTCTCAAGCCGCTTGGCATCCATAAAATGGAAAAACTCCCCGGAGCTTGGGGAGTTATGGCAGACGACCTGCTCGGCGGAATCTATGCCGGGTTAGTACTCACCATTGGCCTTGTTTTACCCGCCGTATTTTTGATGTAA